The segment TCACGGAGTTTCCCGACCTTCGCGTGTCCGGTCCCAACTTCAAGGACGCGAAGAAGATCACCGATATCAATCCCCAGCAGGCCGAGTACCAGTGGGGACGCCGCGTGTTGTTTGACTACAAAAACCGCGACGGCGTGAGGCTGCAGGGCATACTCGCGCTCCCCCGACGACTACAAGACGGGCGAGAAGCGGCCAATGATCGTGACGTTCTACGAGAAGAACTCGCAGAACATGCATCGCACAGCGCACCGTCATATCTCACCGGCATGGGCTCCATGCCGATTCAGGCGGTGAGCCAGGGCTACATCACGATGTTGCCCGACATTCACTTCAGGACCGGCTCGTCGCACAGCGACATGCTGGAATGCGTGGAAGCCGCTGTGAAGAAGGTCATCGAGATGGGGTATGCCGACCCGAAGCGTATCGGTGTGCACGGGCACAGCTACGGCGGTGAAGGCGCCGCGTTCATCGGCACACGTTCGAAGATGTTCGCCGCCGTCGGTATGGGCGCCGGCGTGACCGACCTCACCTCGGACTTCAGCCAGAGCTGGGGATGGACGTATCAGGTGAACGGCGGCAGCGGCGCCAATGGCAACGACTACTACATCTACGGACAGGGCCGGTGGGGCGTCTCCCCTGGGACGATCCCGAGCTCTACCGCTTCGAGTCGGCCCTGACGCACGCGAAAGACGCGCCGTCGCCGTTTCTCATCATGCATGGCACGGCAGACCCGACGGTTTCGTTCACCGAAGGCATGAACTTCTACAACGCCCTGCGCTACAACGGCAAACGCGCGGTCATGCTGGCGTATCCCGGAGAAGGACATGGCCTACGCGGCATGGCCAACCGCAAAGACTTGACGGTACGGGCACTTTGAGTTCTTCGACCACTACCTCAAGGGGACGCCCGCGCCGAAGTGGATGACCGACGGCGTGCCCTTCCTCAACAAGAAATGATGTGACATGACACGAACTCGAATCGGCCTGCTTCTCGCCATCGTCGCGCTCGGGGGCTGCGGCGGTGCGCGGGAAGCAGTCCAACTGCCGGGCACGGCTGCGAACCAGCGGCCGCCTCTGGCAGAGGTGGACATCGTTGATATCGCGCTGCTGGTG is part of the Acidobacteriota bacterium genome and harbors:
- a CDS encoding prolyl oligopeptidase family serine peptidase, which gives rise to MGRLPWDDPELYRFESALTHAKDAPSPFLIMHGTADPTVSFTEGMNFYNALRYNGKRAVMLAYPGEGHGLRGMANRKDLTVRAL